CGCTGGTATGCGAACACATTCTATCAGCACGTATATTAACCACCTTTTATACCGCTATATTTAATTTCAAGACCCATCAGGTTTCCTATGTTGGCGCAGGTCATCCGCCCATGCTTCATTATCAGAATAGAACACAACAGATTAATCAACTGGCATCGACGACGACTCCAATAGGGATTGAACACCCCTTGCCGATACAATGTCAGACGGGACAATTAACATTTGAATCCGGGGATCAGTTTTTTCTGTATACCGATGGTGTGCACGAGTCTCGTAATGCGGATAAAGAACAGTTTGGGTTAACACGTTTATCTGAGTTTATACTTGCCAATACACACTTATCCACCCATGAATATAATGCGGCATTACTAAAAGAGTTAACCGGCTTTGGTGGTGATGAATTCGACGATGACCTTTTATTGATGTCGATGCATATTCGTGTATAAAAAAGAAGTCTCCGGTGATGCGAGACCTCTTTTTTAATCCGTATGGGTTAACTGATTTTACGTCTTGTGAAACAAAGTAGCCCCAAAAGACCTGAGCTAAACAGCCACACAGCAGCAGGAACAGGAACGACACCTGTACCGACATCACCTGAGTGTACGGCCCACGCATAGATAAGAAAGTTTTTATAATTGGTGGTCTGTTCTCCATTACCTATTTTGAAGTACCAGGCGGTGCTACCGCCAGGCACATATTCTGTAGCCGACCAATAAGAGTGCATGATATTGCTAAATGGCGATGTGTTCGTTAATGAACCCGCACTATTTCCTAGTATATTGTAAAACAAATCACCCATCTCACTACCTGTGCAGTTGTTACCCGAACAGGTGTCTGAGTTGGGTAAACGCCAACCTGTAACACCTAAAATATCTAGATTTCCTGCCCAGCTATTGGCTATATCCCAGGTTAATTTTCCTGGTCAGGTCTGCAATATCATCGTAGAATGCCAGTCCGCCCAAACGCGAAGCCAATGAGGATGTATTCACTATTGATGAAACCACTGTCGCAATAATCAATAAGCCAGTCGTTGCTAATTTCGTTAGTATCTTCATTTTTTCTCTCCTCAAACGATTAGTTAATAAACACAACTTATTTATTATGG
This Gammaproteobacteria bacterium DNA region includes the following protein-coding sequences:
- a CDS encoding serine/threonine-protein phosphatase, with product MNNQELTEAAEIHYGFLPENYLDDNIDIAITVKPHGYVGGDYCSVIPLPSDNVFVCMCDVAGHGISSALFAARINAFVAAQTHISLCPCELTIRLNALVCEHILSARILTTFYTAIFNFKTHQVSYVGAGHPPMLHYQNRTQQINQLASTTTPIGIEHPLPIQCQTGQLTFESGDQFFLYTDGVHESRNADKEQFGLTRLSEFILANTHLSTHEYNAALLKELTGFGGDEFDDDLLLMSMHIRV
- a CDS encoding DUF1566 domain-containing protein — protein: MANSWAGNLDILGVTGWRLPNSDTCSGNNCTGSEMGDLFYNILGNSAGSLTNTSPFSNIMHSYWSATEYVPGGSTAWYFKIGNGEQTTNYKNFLIYAWAVHSGDVGTGVVPVPAAVWLFSSGLLGLLCFTRRKIS